A window of Cellulosimicrobium protaetiae genomic DNA:
GAGGTAGCGCCGCACGGGCAGGAGCGCACGGCTCTCGCTTGCCGCCCACGCGTAGACCTGGCCGGGCCACCACTCCAGGGCGCGCACGGCTTCGTCGAGCGCGGCGCGGTCGCCCTCCGGCGCGACGACCCACCGCAAGGTGTCGCCCTCGCGCAGGGCGATGTCCTGCCGGGCGGACTCCGCGCCGACCGTGACGACGACCTGCACGGGCACGTCGACCGGCCGCTCGTCGAGGAAGCGGCCGATCGCGGGCAGCGCCGTCTCGTCGCCGGCGAGCAGCGCCCAGTCGACGTCGTCCGGCCAGACCGTCGACGCCTTGGGGCCGACGAACCACAGCTCGCTGCCCGGGCGCGCCGCCTGGGCCCACGCCGCGGCCGGACCGTCGCCGTGCAGCACGAGGTCGAGGTCGAGCTCGCCCGCCGCCGCGTCCCAGCGGCGCGGCGTGTAGTCGCGACCCTGCCGGTTCGGCGCGGGCGGCCAGTCGATGCCGTGCGCGCGCTGCACGGGCAGCGCGGACGCGACGTCGCCGTCGGACGCGAGCACGATCTTCACGTGGTCGTCGAACCACGGTGCGTCGAACGCGGGCATCGGGAGCCCGTCGCGCTCGAACGCCTCGAGCTCGGGTCCGACGAGCGTCACGCGGCGCATGCGGGGGGTGACGTCGACGACGCGCGCGACCTCGGCGCGCCGCAGGACCAGAGGGTGCGTGCGCAGGCGGTGCTGGGCCATCAGGAGAACTGCTCCTCGACGACGTCGAGCAGGGCCATGGCCTCGTGGAAGTCGCCGCGGATCGTCCACGTGGGCAGCTCGTGCGCCGCGCCGGCCGCGAACGACGGCAGCCCCGCGTACACCGGGTCGGCGGCGAGCGCGTCGAAGTCGACCTCCGCGCCGTTGAACCCGATGACGAAGACGTTCGGCGCCGTGACCACCGACGTCACCTGCTCGGCCGACACCTCGAACATGTCGCCGCCCGGCGTGTACGGCTCGGCGCCGGTCTGCTCCTGGACCGGCTGGATCGCGAAGCCGAGCTCCGTGAACGTGTTCGGCAGTGCCGTCCCCTCGATGAGCGCGAACGTCTTGCCCTCCGACGTCAGCGCGAGGAACGCCGTCTCGCCCTCCGGGACGGTGATGGCGTCGGCGACCTCGGCGACCCGGTCGTCGTACCCGGCCACGAGCTCGTCGTACGTCGCGGTGTCGTCGAGCACGTCCTGCGCGAGGAACGCGAACTGCTCCTGCCACGTCGTGTACGTGCCGCTCACGAGGACGGTCGGGGCGATCTGGCTCAGGCCGTCGTAGACGTCGGTGGCCTGCTTGAGCGGGAAGCCCCACCCGCCGCCCACGATGAGGTCCGGCTCCAGGGCGAGGATCGCCTCGAGGTTGTAGCCGTCCGCGCTCCACTCGATGAGCTCGGTGCCGTCGGCCTCGGCCTCCTCCGCCCAGAACTCGGAGAACTTCGGGTCGGGGTCGTCCGTCACCTCGGGCACGACCGCGAGCACGGGGACGTCGAGCGCGTACAGGTACCCGGCGAGGGCGTGGTTGAGCACGACGACGCGCTGCGGGTCGGTCGGGACGGTGACGTCACCCTGGTCGGTCGCCACGACCCGCTCGGCGGCGGTCTCGGTGGCGGTCGCACCGGGGTCGGCGGAGGGCTCGGAGCCCGCGCCGGACGTCGTGCCGGCGGAGCAGCCCGCCAGCACGAGCGACGCGGTGGCGGCGAGCGCGGCCAGCGCGGCGAGCGGACGGCGGGCGGGGCGACGTGACGACAGCATGGAACCTCACACTCGGCAGCAGGAAGCGGGGGCCGCACGGCGTACCGGGGCGCACCTCGCGAGGTTAGGCTAACCACACCCGTCGCACCGGACGTGCCCGAACAGGACACGACGTCTCCCGGACGCGACACACCGGGACTGAGGGAGAGGAGCACCGTGACCCCCACCGCGCTGGGCGCCGTCGTCCCCGGGAACTCCATCCGGTTCCTCGGCCACGACACGCACGAGCACGACGAGCCGCACCTCGTCCACGTCGTGGCCGGGACCGCGAAGCTCGTCGTCGACGGCGCGGCCCTCACCCTGCGGGCGCACGAGAACCTGTGGCTCGCCCCGCACGTGCCGCACTCGATGCGCCTGCCCGGAGAGTCGATGGCGCTCGGGCCCGTCCTCTCGCCCGGCGTCGAGCCGCCCTCGCGCGTCCACCGGCTCGGCGTCGTGCCGGCGATCACGTCGGTGCTCACGGCCGTGATGTGCGCCTCCCCGGCGACGCCCGAGCAGGTCGTGCCGTTCCGCGCCGCGCTCGAGGACGTCCTGCGGGGCCTCGCGGGCGACTACTTCGCCCTGACCCTGCCCGTGCACCCCGTCGCCCGGGCCGTGGCCGAGGACGCGCGCCGCGGTGCCGCGACCCTCGACGAGCTCGCCGACCGGCGGCGCGCCAGCGCGCGGCACGTCCAGCGCCTCTTCGTCGAGGAGACCGGGCTCGCCTTCGGCCGGTGGCGCACTCGTGCCCACCTCAACCTGGCCGTCGCCCGCCTGCGGGGCGGGTCGCACCTCGACGCCGCGGCCCGTGCCGCGGGCTACGCCTCGCGCGCCGGGCTGCTGCGAGCCCTGAGCCGAGAGACCGGGATCTCCGTCGCGGACCTGGCGCGCGACCCGGTCACGGCGCTCGCCGCCCCGCGCGTCGAGGACGCGGGCGGGCGGCTGGTGGCAGCGAGCGCCTGAACCGACCTGGGCCGCGCCCTTCCTACTCCTGCGTGCCCTGCGGGTTCGTGGACGGTCGGACGACCCGGTAGCGCAGGGCGGTGCGCACGCCGACCTCCTCGACGCTCACCTTCTCCAGCGCCGCCGGCGCGTCGCCGTCGAACAGGCGCACGCCGTCGCCGAGCAGGACCGGCATGACCTCCACCGCGAGCTCGTCGACGAGCCCCGCGGCCCAGAGCTGGTGGAACAGGTCGGCACCCCCGATGAACGTCACGTCGAGGTCGCCCGCGGCCGCGCACGCCTGCCGGACGGCCGAGGCGACGCCATCGGTGACGAACGTGACCCAGAGTCGATCGTTGCGCTTCGGGGCGACCGGTGGCGGCGTGTGCGTGACGACGAAGATCGGCACCTGGAACTCGTAGCCGTCCGCGTAGCCGTCGGGGTCCGGGGCCATGTCGTACGTGCGCCGGCCCATGAGGACGGCGCCGGTCCGCTCCTGGAGCGCCCGCAGGTACGCGCTGCGCCCCAGCTCCTCGAAGTCCGCGTAGAGCGCCTCGATGCTCCCGTGGGCGTCCTGGACGAAGCCGTCGAGCGACACCGCCGCGCCTGCGACCACCGTGGCCATGGGTCCTCCTGCGTTCGTGGGTCCTGGGTCGAGGGGTGAGACCCGCGCCGGGCCGACGACTCATCGGTCCTGGCGGCACCGGCACCGGTCGGGCACGTCCACGGGCACCTCCGAGGGCGATCACCGC
This region includes:
- a CDS encoding helix-turn-helix domain-containing protein, which gives rise to MTPTALGAVVPGNSIRFLGHDTHEHDEPHLVHVVAGTAKLVVDGAALTLRAHENLWLAPHVPHSMRLPGESMALGPVLSPGVEPPSRVHRLGVVPAITSVLTAVMCASPATPEQVVPFRAALEDVLRGLAGDYFALTLPVHPVARAVAEDARRGAATLDELADRRRASARHVQRLFVEETGLAFGRWRTRAHLNLAVARLRGGSHLDAAARAAGYASRAGLLRALSRETGISVADLARDPVTALAAPRVEDAGGRLVAASA
- a CDS encoding dihydrofolate reductase family protein, encoding MATVVAGAAVSLDGFVQDAHGSIEALYADFEELGRSAYLRALQERTGAVLMGRRTYDMAPDPDGYADGYEFQVPIFVVTHTPPPVAPKRNDRLWVTFVTDGVASAVRQACAAAGDLDVTFIGGADLFHQLWAAGLVDELAVEVMPVLLGDGVRLFDGDAPAALEKVSVEEVGVRTALRYRVVRPSTNPQGTQE
- a CDS encoding ABC transporter substrate-binding protein; amino-acid sequence: MLSSRRPARRPLAALAALAATASLVLAGCSAGTTSGAGSEPSADPGATATETAAERVVATDQGDVTVPTDPQRVVVLNHALAGYLYALDVPVLAVVPEVTDDPDPKFSEFWAEEAEADGTELIEWSADGYNLEAILALEPDLIVGGGWGFPLKQATDVYDGLSQIAPTVLVSGTYTTWQEQFAFLAQDVLDDTATYDELVAGYDDRVAEVADAITVPEGETAFLALTSEGKTFALIEGTALPNTFTELGFAIQPVQEQTGAEPYTPGGDMFEVSAEQVTSVVTAPNVFVIGFNGAEVDFDALAADPVYAGLPSFAAGAAHELPTWTIRGDFHEAMALLDVVEEQFS